The Hemibagrus wyckioides isolate EC202008001 linkage group LG26, SWU_Hwy_1.0, whole genome shotgun sequence DNA window CACACGGTGGATCTTCTCAGACCTCTCTGGAATTCTTTTGCTCACAACTCATGCAGTGAAAATTCTGAAACTCTTCTGAATTCGGGATTTGCTTCTAGAACTCTAGGACATCTGGTGGAGGTTCTGGAGCTctggaatgatttttttttaaaaactactaAACCTCACATGGTGCAGGTTCTAGACCTGGAATTCTGGAATATCCTTGTAttgactccagttccagttcatcccagtggggttgaggtcagagtcagggctctgtgcaggacactccagatcttccaccttctccaaccttcacctccacaccatggagatcttcatggagctcaggagcatggtcatgctggaacagcaTCTGAGTCTCTTGAGTGCTTCGACcactgtgatggtcaggggtgcacatactttggGTCATGTAGTGTAAGTCAGCTGAGATTTCACACACAGTAATTAATAACCGGTTATTGTCCAATCAGAACGTGCCACAGAGATCTAAAACTGCAGGCATCTGATACTCAACAGAAACCTCTGGACAATACATAAGGAAGTAGGAGAGCTTATGTGGCATCAGACTGACCTCAGAAGCAGGAAGTCACAGCTCTGGACGATCCCGTTTTCAGCCTCAGAGCGgtggaaataaaacatgaacgCTGTTTGTTGATGATGTATGGTAATATTTTGGGTATAGAGACTGCTCTGAGTGGGCATGTCGATTTGCTGACCACTTGCTGGCTTCAGGGTTGAGGAGACCATCTCATGTTTCTGAGTAGGAGCTGAGAAGATGTTTCCTTCGATCACTGATGATCCATACATTATTTATAGTAGATGTGAagcatgtttctctctctctctctttggggggggtgtgtgtgtgtgtgtggagcagaaGATCATCGGCGTGTTCAAGCCAAAGAACGAGGAACCCTATGGTCAGCTGAACCCCAAGTGGACCAAGTGGCTGCAGAAGCTGTGCTGCCCCTGCTGCTTCGGGCGAGACTGCCTCGTCCTCAATCAGGGCTATCTGTCTGAGGCTGGAGCCAGCCTGGTGGACCAGAAACTGGAGCTCAACATTGTGCCAAGGACCAGGgttagagacacacacacacacacacacacgcgcacgacAATATAGATATTTAATCAACTGTGCAATGCACATCTATAAATATACACGTGATTCATTTAGcatcacaaatacacacgcgatgctgtgtgtgtgtgtgcacgtgcgtgtgtgtgtgtgtgtgtgtgtgtgtgtgttgtgaaaccAGAGCAAGGTAAATGGAACTAGACCCTGTAGGTTGGAAGTTTAAATGGTTTCTCTATTCCCTAAGCTCTTTCACTTCCTGTCGATGGCATCAGCATCAGCCTCGTACATCGTGcagatgcatacacacacacacacaccacatacacacatccatacacacacacaccacatacacacatacatacacacacacatacatacacacacacaccacatacacacatacatacacacacacaccacatacatacacacacacacacacaccacatacatacacacatacatacacacacacacaccacatacacacatacatacacacacacaccacatacacacatacatacacacacacaccacatacacatacaatgACATTTTGCCAAGTGTCTTCTATGCctctatacatcacacacactcattgtgACATTTTACTAACTGTTCCCATatcactatacaacacacacacacacacatcagctgtaGCAGATATACCAGTGTGCAGAAGACCCTTATGTCTCAGGTGGTGCAGTTGTATGTACACATGCATTCAAactaaggtgtgtgtgtgtgtgtgtgtgtgtgtgtgtgtgtgtgtgtgtcaggtggtGTATTTGGCGAGTGAGACGTTTAACTACAGTGCCATAGACAGAGTGAAGTCTCGGGGGAAACGACTCGCTCTGGAGAAAGTGCCCAAAGTGGGGCAGCGTTTCCACAGGATCGGCCTACCACCTAaggtgagtctcacacacacacacacacactatctctctctctctctctctctctctctctctctctgtctctctctctctctctctctctcagcccccCCTGGTGGTTATTAAGCAGTAATGTGTGTTCCAGCTGTAACACTGTGTCAGTCTCCTCATTATATCCAGGCTTTGTATCATTAAGCTGCAGTAGAAGCTGGAGACTTCAGTAGTATGTACTGTTGTGGAGACTTCAGTAGTATGTACTGTTGTGGAGACTTCAGCAGTGTGTACTGTTGTGGAGACTTCAGCAGTGTGTACTGTTGTGGAGACTTCAGCAGTGTGTACTGTTGTGGAGACTTCAGCAGTGTGTACTGTTGTGGAGACTTCAGCAGTGTGTACTGTTGTGGAGACTTCAGCAGTGTGTACTGTTGTGGAGACTTCAGCAGTGTGTACTGTTGTGGAGACTTCAGCAGTGTGTACTGTTGTGGAGACTTCAGCAGTGTGTACTGTTGTGGAGACTTCAGCAGTGTGTACTGTTGTGGAGACTTCAGCAGTGTGTACTGTTGTGGAGACTTCAGCAGTGTGTACTGTTGTGGAGACTTCAGCAGTGTGTACTGTTGTGGAGACTTCAGCAGTGTGTACTGTTGTGGAGACTTCAGCAGTGTGTACTGTTCTGGAGACTTCAGCAGTGTGTACTGTTCTtctccatctccagcttcatcaGGTTTTAGATGAATCAGTTGTTTTCTGAGATTAAAGTGGATTTCTCCGCTCCAGGTCGGATCATTCCAGCTCTTCGTAGATGGTTATAAAGACGCAGATTTCTGGCTGAGGAAGTTCGAGACCGAGCCGTTACCCGAAAACAACAACCGTCAGCTCCAGCTCCAGTTCGAGAGGCTGGTGGTGCTGGACTACATCATCAGGAACACAGGTCACTACAGCCGCTGTGGTCACAGGAGAAAGGAATATTTACATCCCAACTCTCCCTTTATCCATCAAATCTGTTTCAGAGAAATGAGTCTGGTCCAGTTTTCACATATCATTTGCATATCATTAACCACAATGCagcctcatttgcatatcattAACCACAATGCagcctcatttgcatatcattAACCGCAATGCagcctcatttgcatatcattAACTGCAATGCAGCCTCATTtgcatatgaacacacacattgtgaCATTATACATTTCCATGGCATGAATTAAAGGCTTGCTCTCAGCATCACCTCCAGATTTCTCTATATACTGAATTTATTCCAGTTAGAATTTATTATTCTTCATATGACTTCTTCTTAATGGTCTGTTAATCCTGTTATTAATAGTGATCTTGATTTCCTTGTGGCTgcagaataagagtgtgtggtgattgtaCTGAaccctgtgttgtgtgtattccTGCAGATCGAGGCAACGACAACTGGCTCATAAAGTACGACTGCCCAATGGACATGTCCGGGAACAGGGTGAAGATTTTTCTTTCCGCTTTAATGTGGAAAAATTTATTTACGAAATTGATTATAAGTTTTAAATGAATGGTGTGTGTCCTATAGGACAGTGACTGGGTGGTGGTGAAGGACCCCATCATTAAGATAGCTGCCATTGATAACGGCCTGGCGTTTCCCCTTAAACACCCAGATTCATGGAGAGCCTGTAAGCTAATTGCCATTCACCACAGCATCACATTTCACTGACTAATCACGCACATCCAATCACATGCATCAGATCTTAAATCTGACTAATCACACACATCTACGCCAACTAATCACACACATCCTTGCAAGACTAATCACGCACGAAATACTtttgaaatagttttttttttgtaagctgATGATCCAGCAGAACCCCTCACCACACTTCACTTGTGTCTCTCCTTTTTGTCTGTAGACCCGTTCTACTGGGCGTGGCTGATTCAGGCGAAGGTGCCGTTCTCTCAGGAGATCAAAGAGCTCGTCTTACCCAAACTGTCTGACCCCAATTTCATCAAGGACCTGGAGGAGGACCTGTATGAGCTCTTTAAGGTCTATACGactccacacacgcacacaccagcAGTCCAGATGTTATCAGTAAGACGAGCGCTGAGCTAACGAGTGTAAAATCAGCAGGACTTTctcattttaattcaaattaGTAAAGACCCGGTGAGGCAGCAGATCCAAAGCTCTGTCCATCTGGTGTCCATGTCGAGTTATAACATGTAGCTCATGCTTGTAGCTTTATAACTAATCGGTCATGAGCACAGCGGCACAAATGACCGCAAGATACATGTGATGGACATCTGGCCCACCTGTCATTACCAGCAGTAAGACTAAAGTCTAATAATGACCCGTAATAAACTGAAAGAATTCATCAGTTTTTGATTGGTAGTGTTTGCAGCCTAGCTACTGCTTTTACCcacattaatgtgtgtgtgtgtgtgtgggggtgtgtgggtgtgtgtgtgggtgggtgtgtgtgtgtgtgtgggtgggtgtgggtgtgttgcaGAAAGATCCAGGTTTTGACAGAGGCCAATTCCACAAACAGATCTCAGTAATGAGAGGACAGGTCAgtacctctctccctctctccatcccttcCCTCCCTTCTCCTCCATCCCTTTCCTCTGTCtccctttccctccctccctcaggTGGTGTTCTGTaaatgtctgtttctgtctcagaTCCTGAACCTGACCCAGGCCCTGAAGGACGGTAAATCGCCCCTGCAGCTGGTTCAGATGCCCCCCGGGATCGTGGAGACGGCCCGGGCGCCGCAGCGAGCCAACAGCGAGTCCTACACGCAGAGCTTCCAGAGCAGGCGGCCGTTCTTCACGTGGTGGTGATGCGTACACGGGTAGTGGGCGTGGCTGACCCGAGACCTGCTACTCTTCCTCATGAACTGCATTTTGGGAAGGAACCGAACAGAGACGATGTTGGGGTGAAAGAAGCAGAGGATCCGCTTCCTTTTAGCCTTTTTGTTTTCCTCCCAGAATCAAATCTGAGATTCCTGGAACATTAATAAAGGAACACTGACCTGCCacactgtttgcacacacacacacaattgtaaTCACACTGGCCATGGATGTGCACATAACcctgcagctctctctctcgcccgcACCATCGCCCTCTGGCTGTGTGGAGGACAAACTGCATGTCCATAACCACTGACCCTAAACACGTGTAACTGACCACAACAGTGCCagacttctctctctcctttatctctctcttgcttttctctctccccttttttcctgtctctctcatttttttctctctttctctctctctcttctttctctttctctcatttttcagtctcctttttttcccacttttttctcttttctttctctctcgcgtttcctctttcttgctctctttttctcgcttctttgtctttctctcttatttttctctctcttttttctctttgtctctctctccctttctcacatTTATTGGTGTCATTTTAACACCTTTGCAAGCCCCGcctacatttcatttcaattgtCTCTCTGTATTTTCCCTGTATCTTGCTCATGCAGCTGTCTGATCCCAACTGAGCATGTGCAGAAACACTGGAGTGCTCCCCCCCCGCCATTCTTTTTGAaacgtttttgtttgtttgtttgttttttttaactgacaTTGTTTACTGCAGCGAGTCAGAGAAACTGACCTTAACGACGTCACGGCGATGTGCAATGCACTGTATAAAtttgtatgtaatgtaatttagcCAGAAAATATATACGCTGTAACACCGGAACAGGAAGTAGTTccttgtttgtttctgttttaatttcacaAATCACAActggacacaaaaacacaacacaatatctTACAGGTGTAGTGCAGCTAGAGAGAACAGAGAcatagaaaatacagaaaagaagTGAAGTGCAGTGTCGTGATACAGAGTGTTTCTGTTCATGGACGATTATGGCTTAAACACTGGATCTGTATAAAAAAACTCACTTTTCTAACAATAATTTTCACTCTAATATCAGATGTATGAATGAATCACACGTTAatatctatatacacctatcagccataacattatgaccaggtgaagtgaataagactgagtatctcctcatcatggtacctgttagtgggtgggatatattaggcagcaagtcaacattttgtcctcaaagttgatgttagaagcaggaaaaatggacaagagtaaggatttgagctttgagtttgatgaagggccaaattgtgatggctagaccactggatcagagcatctccaaaactgcagctcttgtggggtgttcccggtctgcagtggtcagtatctatcaaaagtgtcctttaagctGTGATGTTGGGCCCGTGGAGGcttacttacaggacttaaaggatctgctgctaagatCTTGGTGCCACAGCACACGTTctggatctagtagagtccatgcctcgacaggtcagggctgttttagcagcagaagggggaccgacacatattaggcaggtggtcataatgttatggctgatgggtgtACATCACTTCGTGACCCAGagtgctgtagtgtagtttagtttttGTCCTCTTAGTGTTGCCTGTAATTGAGTTTGCTACAAAGGCTTAGAAAACAATAGTGGACTAATGACGTAGCCTTGAGGATTACCCACAATCCACTGGGGCCAAAATGATGATTCCTTAAAACATGTTAGCTACCGTACACACTGGGCATCAGCACAAATAAACCTAGGTCCATTTAACATCCTGAAAGAGTTCTTGTTCTCGGGAACCACCTGAAGAACTCCAGAAGAACTCCCGGAGAATCCAGCCGGCTACCTGTCCTGTTAGTGTGACGTTCATGTGTTTAGAGTTCAGTCCACagtggagcaaaaaaaaaaaacctagtgTAGCTAAATATTATTTCTCTACGCTCCACtactcttcttcctcctcctcctcctgctcctcctcctcctcagagtGTATTGATTGTTCTCAGTGATAAAACACATCGATGTGGAAGAACGAGCCGTTTGCTCTTCAATGCATATTAATCACCATCACTGGACGCTGGAGCGTATATTGCTAGCATGCTACAGAAGAAGACGACGTGAATCTCAAGTACTAGCAGGGCCTAGTGTCCACACGGAGACGCTTTAATGACGTAAtgaagtttgttttgttgtgtttttgtttgtttgttgctcaAACCGAGCATCACTTCTCACAGAGTGTTTCTCTGAACTGAATCAGACGTGTGCTCTCAGACGTGTGCAGATATCAGAGCCGTACGCCGCGCGGTGTGTTCATCGCAATACCGCTAACTCTCGAAGACTCTCATACGCGAAACAGCCTCAATAGGACGTTCCTTCGACTTGTAGAGGGAACATTGTGCTGCGGGAAAAAACCCGTCGCTTCAGTAaacagcagaacagagcagactCAGGACCAGATCATAATAACGTGTGAAAATATTCTGTAGCAACacgttattttaataataatgctcGTAACAGCATGACACGGGACCggaaaacatttttctttcctaATTTGACATTTCCTGAGGTATACAATCTTCTAGAAGATTCCAAATCGAAGTCGAAGATTGTGAAATATAGATTATTTTTGTGGGACGTGGTGTACAGAGGTAGACGTTGTTTCCGGGTCGTTAAGGGTCCAAGCACCGAAGTGCTGAAACCGTGCTGTTTCTGCTAGGATTGTTTCAGCAGCATTTAAACCTCTAGATGAATTTGGACCTGGATTTGTTTTCTCTCCGTCTTCCAGCTTCCTGTAGTGTAGGTTGTTACGTGACGTCACGTTAACATGTGTCTGTGGCATAGTAATGCAGTGAGGGTTTCGGGATTGTAGTGTGGAGCGTGTCGTGTTTCTTCGATAATTcgcctcagcagcagcagcagctttgCGCTAAACACACGTGAGCAGCAGCTCTGTAGTGTCTCTCCATCCTAGTGTTCACATTTCAGCTCCCTGGTGGCGGCTGGGGTTGAGTTTATAGTGTTGCAGCTACTTCATGGTGTCGTCTGTGTAGTTTGTGGCGTCAGTGCCGTATCCGGTGCAGGTAGCGTTCCGGATCTTTCTCATCCCGGCTCCACATCACCCGCGTGTCTTCCTCCTCCGCCGGGTCACGTGACTTAGCATCGTCGTCGGCCGGGATCTCGGATGGCGTCCGCTCGTTCGCTCTGGAACAGAAACCGGAAATCAGCGTGCATAAAACATGAAGCGTCTGAGAAAGTCACAGGATTCAACAACGTAGatataggaaaataaatcaGACAGGAACCAACAAGGTTCACTAAAGCCAGGGGTTTTTAGTGCTTTTTTAATCCAAGCACcaaaactataataataatagtaataataataataataataataataaatgtagagGAGCCGGAGGAGCCGGTTCTGGACAATACACCACCCCACCACCGCGACATTTCTAGACTAGAGGATGTAGCTGGATGACGGTGTACAGACTTCCTCACAAGCTGACGTGTATGAGAGTGTTTCAAAATAATAcactctttttttattatttaacgtGAATTAAAAcgaataaatgactgaaaatgagggatgcttattttttttttaaaaatccaaaaaattGTTTATCcaagaaataaatcaataaataaatatgcttcCAAAGTGTGTaactgttatttaaaaaaaaaaaaaaagtatctgAGGACACGTATGATATCTCAGTAGAGCGAGGTGTGACATCATTTATCATGGTTTAAGGATGATGTACGGTGACATTATCATCCCTGTAACGTCATCACTAGTGAATAATTAAACCTCGGCTTGTGTTTACTttatggagggagtgtggaagTTTCTCACgactgtacgtgtgtgtgtgtgtggtcagacaGTAAGATTTTATTGCTCTGTTTGTCTCTGACCTGCTGTGCCCGAACGCCCGGACCCCTCTGCCGGTCTCTGCTCGTATCCCGCTGCGCGTCCTCGCCCTCACCCGGAGCCCCACCAGTGCCTGTGCCAGcccttcatcctcctcctcctcgtccgaGACCTCGTCTCCGTCCCCGTCCTCCTCGTCTCCGTCGGCTCTTCTCCGGTTCCTCCAGACCTGCCTGGCTTTCTGCTCGGCGTCCGGTTCCCCGGCCGAGTGGAAGAGGCGCCGGAGCTGGCGCAGGTTCACCCCCTGGAAGATGTTGGCCGAGCCGGATTTGCGCATACGGCGCTCGGAGGTGGAGGTTCGACAGAAGGTGGGCTGAGGCGCTCCGGGTAGTGCTCCGGGCAGCACTGCGGCAGCGCTGACTCCGACCTCCTCCATCTGCAGCTCTGAGGGGGCAAAGCGTTAAAGAGGCAGGGCTTCAGTAAACATTTTCAGCTAGGAGGAGGAGGCGTGAGTTTAAAGCTTAGTGTTCAATCTTTCTAGGGAAACTCTGGGATAAAAGCATCGTCCAAATCAATCTCAGTACAACACGTACAGCTTCCTGGTGGTTtggacagaaaaacaaaaagcgtTGTTGTGTAATCACTCTGTAATCAGCTTTCAGTTATCTAATCTCTGCACTGAACACCGGCACATAAACACAACCTTAATCCTGGAGAATTACAGCTACCGGAAAACACACCAATAACAAATCGGCAAAGGGTTCACACATGAGCCCAAATCCTCTTCCTCTTTAGTTTCTAACAGACGACAGTGTTCCTTTCATTCCCTCAGATATGTGTCTAGCTGCACGTCCTGTGTTAACTGAGGTGTGTGGGAAAGACCGGCAGGAGTGTGTCAGAGTTAAGCAAGCCGTTAAAAGCATGACTAATCACTAGGTCAGTGACCTGGAAACAGTGCAGAGgcttaaacacaaacacaccacatgtCCTGACCGAAATAGAGAAGAAAAGCCACAGCAGGTTGTTTACTCACACGGGTCTGCCCTTATCTCAGGTTATATCTACTAGACTGAAACCGTGGGGACGCTGTGAAATGACTTGACCTCAGGTTTTGACTTTAACAGCTGAACTAACTCCAGATAAATCCCGGGCCGCGTCCTAAACCAGACGGACAGTACTGAAACTCTGCAGGATGCAGTCATAGTGAGAGTCGTATTATTACTGGTGTTTTTACCACAGAAGCGACGACGACTGAGATGGAGATCAGAGATTAGACGGAGAAACGATGGACTGTGGGTTTAATGGACAGGAGGAGAACAGGAATTCACAATACATTACtatttaatataacataattcatatttctttttaagTTCTTTTTAAGATCTTATCTAACTAATCCATATACTGGATCAGGAGATTATACACTGTAAAAGCaaattatatttctgtttttatttatttatttattgttgttttttaacatcTGTACAGAAACCCGTTGCGGGACTACAGAGTGACGTCACGGCGggatactttttaaaaaaaaataaataaataaacattcgATAAATATAGCTAACAATAAAACCTACAGCAATTAtaacaatttattaattttttttatgataaatataaatttcacATCTTTTTGCAAACGTTTTCACGCCGCTGCGCGATGACGTCACGCTGACGCACGGTGGACTGCAGTCGCTGCCGCTCTCGTGCgtgagcaataaaaaaaaaaaaaaggagagagagagagagagagagagagagagagagagaaaagaaaagcaaacgAGAAGAAAAGAGTGATGCATCGATGATACGTGGCTGAGTGACTACTGTAGTGTTAGAGAAAATCAGAATAATAATGATGACCTGTGTTATTGCAATGACGCTAGCACCGGGGGCACGTGCGCAGGCAGCTGTTGTCTATATTTGGAGCTCCCATAAACTCCacctttacttatttttattattcttgttAAATGACGCCGTAATAAAAGCGAGACCGTTAAACAATGTAATGCACCGGGTTTAACAAGAGAACAACATTTATTCCATGACATTTCGCCTTTCTGTAACTGATTTGCAAGGTTGATCGTGAAGATAGTGACTGCATCGTGTATAACAAAAAGTCTGGAAAATACTTtataggaaataaaaataaaaaggtgtaGCAATGCAGATAAAGTAAACACTGACCGTTTAGTGTCCCGAGCCCTGGTGTTATCCTCTTCACTCCATCCGGAATCGCCTGGAATTTTAAATCCTCTTGTATTACAGAGTTTGGGAATGTTTAAACCcgggctgagtgagtgtgtgtgtttgttttagtgtTTCTCGGTCCTTTGTGTCAGCGGATCAGTTTTTCACTCCACATTTCTTCCGCTTACGTTCAGCGCCGCGCTGCACCAATCAAAGAAGTGCGACCACGTTAAGCCCCGCCTCCCCGCTctgtttctgaccaatcacgaGCGCAGCACACCGTGCGCGTTAGTGTACTGAGAatgagggagggaaaaaaacaaaaaaaccacgGTGTAACTTTTCATTGACGTCATCGGCGCTGATCTTCATTCCTGCAGAACACGGAGTGACACAAGACAGAACTACGGAAACATTTATAGAGATTATAAACAGTTTGTGCAACGGACTATTTAAAGTATGGCGgaattaaactgaaataaaagtatcgtttgatataaataaaacaattctgTAGAGGAATAAACTCTAGTTTTATTGTGTTATAACAGTTTATATCCAAAAATAtccaaagtttaaaaaaaaaccgacttaaaaacatttctatatCTTTGTTTTGAAATATCAGGAGACGTCAATATGCATGATATGCAAATTTAGACACGCCCCTTCccctctcctcctttcttttGACTGGCAGACTttgaggccacgccttctttctTGTGATTAAAACAGGTTTTCTTGTGACTGACACACGttgaggccacgccttctttattgtgactgacacacattgaggccacgccttctttctTGTGATTGACACAGgttgaggccacgcctcctttcttGTGACTGACACAGgttgaggccacgcctcctttcttGTGACTGACACAGGTTGAGACTACGCCTCCTTTCTTGTGACTGACAGACGttgaggccacgccttcttttcT harbors:
- the pi4k2a gene encoding phosphatidylinositol 4-kinase type 2-alpha isoform X1, which produces MDETSPLVSPLRDSADFGAFTAEPASPRGGFGGAPGTVIRVPAGSPGRSRERQPLLDRDRGGSPRDPLRNEFPEDPEFREIIRKAERAIEEGIYPERIYQGSSGSYFVKDSQGKIIGVFKPKNEEPYGQLNPKWTKWLQKLCCPCCFGRDCLVLNQGYLSEAGASLVDQKLELNIVPRTRVVYLASETFNYSAIDRVKSRGKRLALEKVPKVGQRFHRIGLPPKVGSFQLFVDGYKDADFWLRKFETEPLPENNNRQLQLQFERLVVLDYIIRNTDRGNDNWLIKYDCPMDMSGNRDSDWVVVKDPIIKIAAIDNGLAFPLKHPDSWRAYPFYWAWLIQAKVPFSQEIKELVLPKLSDPNFIKDLEEDLYELFKKDPGFDRGQFHKQISVMRGQILNLTQALKDGKSPLQLVQMPPGIVETARAPQRANSESYTQSFQSRRPFFTWW
- the pi4k2a gene encoding phosphatidylinositol 4-kinase type 2-alpha isoform X2 encodes the protein MTSRSRYRSDDLNVMWMKIKLHHDDVCVQDCKIIGVFKPKNEEPYGQLNPKWTKWLQKLCCPCCFGRDCLVLNQGYLSEAGASLVDQKLELNIVPRTRVVYLASETFNYSAIDRVKSRGKRLALEKVPKVGQRFHRIGLPPKVGSFQLFVDGYKDADFWLRKFETEPLPENNNRQLQLQFERLVVLDYIIRNTDRGNDNWLIKYDCPMDMSGNRDSDWVVVKDPIIKIAAIDNGLAFPLKHPDSWRAYPFYWAWLIQAKVPFSQEIKELVLPKLSDPNFIKDLEEDLYELFKKDPGFDRGQFHKQISVMRGQILNLTQALKDGKSPLQLVQMPPGIVETARAPQRANSESYTQSFQSRRPFFTWW
- the avpi1 gene encoding arginine vasopressin-induced protein 1: MEEVGVSAAAVLPGALPGAPQPTFCRTSTSERRMRKSGSANIFQGVNLRQLRRLFHSAGEPDAEQKARQVWRNRRRADGDEEDGDGDEVSDEEEEDEGLAQALVGLRVRARTRSGIRAETGRGVRAFGHSRANERTPSEIPADDDAKSRDPAEEEDTRVMWSRDEKDPERYLHRIRH